One Desulfovibrio oxyclinae DSM 11498 genomic window carries:
- a CDS encoding Flp family type IVb pilin gives MSVLWSDPEYGLIAALIAAGIVTAVSTLGSTVSNTFTSIANSMTGAAAGS, from the coding sequence TTGTCCGTTCTATGGAGTGACCCCGAATACGGCCTGATCGCCGCACTCATCGCAGCAGGCATCGTGACCGCAGTCTCCACGCTCGGATCCACCGTCTCCAACACCTTTACCTCCATCGCCAACAGCATGACCGGCGCCGCCGCAGGCAGCTAG
- a CDS encoding AAA family ATPase has translation MRGKLTMTVVVADDTQRKVLDKVVEALPWVVHAPENAEHMGVLFYEPGPEAVQELAEIAGALENGSATDVVLVGEKPAPELLIEAMRGGIREYLPYPLEPRAVRDVLMRIRSRNVVVEGQESSGRVSVVLGARPGMGSTTLAVNLANVFAKAAPGRVLLADMGRPCGDVRFFLEAQCDYTWEDLLADASRLDETFLASAVGEGPDKLAVLAGPRNPAKPDPQAVHTLFETMRGAYDHIIVDAALESDGSLPTAAEQADDLLLVTELTMPALADAKRAVDAFRRADPEASRKLRVVASRVVKGGGVEPTDAAEALGCEIGLTLPGVFADASAAINQGVPLLTASPKSAYAKPVNEMARELGLPVARRGGLFSGLSGLLSRKGGRKSGSAGRVNA, from the coding sequence ATGAGAGGCAAGCTGACCATGACCGTGGTGGTGGCGGACGACACCCAGCGCAAGGTGCTCGACAAGGTTGTCGAGGCTCTGCCGTGGGTTGTTCACGCGCCGGAAAACGCCGAACACATGGGCGTGCTTTTCTACGAGCCCGGCCCGGAGGCCGTTCAGGAACTGGCGGAGATAGCCGGTGCGCTGGAAAACGGCTCGGCCACGGACGTGGTGTTGGTGGGCGAAAAGCCCGCCCCCGAACTGCTCATCGAAGCCATGCGCGGCGGCATCCGGGAATATCTTCCGTATCCGCTGGAGCCTCGGGCGGTGCGTGACGTGCTCATGCGCATCCGCAGCCGCAACGTGGTCGTGGAAGGACAGGAAAGCAGCGGACGCGTGAGCGTTGTGCTCGGCGCGCGTCCGGGCATGGGAAGCACCACGCTGGCCGTGAATCTGGCCAACGTGTTTGCCAAGGCAGCACCGGGCAGGGTGCTGCTGGCGGACATGGGCAGACCGTGCGGCGATGTGCGCTTCTTCCTTGAAGCCCAGTGCGACTACACTTGGGAAGACCTGTTGGCGGACGCCTCCCGTCTGGACGAAACCTTCCTCGCCAGCGCGGTGGGCGAAGGCCCTGACAAGCTGGCCGTGCTGGCCGGGCCGCGCAATCCCGCAAAGCCCGATCCGCAGGCCGTGCATACCCTTTTCGAGACCATGCGCGGAGCCTACGATCACATCATCGTGGACGCGGCTCTTGAGTCCGACGGCTCCCTGCCCACCGCAGCGGAGCAGGCGGACGATCTGTTGCTGGTCACGGAGCTGACCATGCCCGCGCTGGCGGATGCCAAGCGTGCCGTGGACGCTTTCAGGCGTGCCGATCCCGAAGCCTCCCGTAAGCTGCGGGTGGTGGCCTCGCGCGTGGTCAAGGGCGGCGGCGTGGAGCCGACCGATGCAGCCGAGGCCCTCGGCTGCGAGATCGGCCTGACGCTCCCCGGCGTGTTCGCGGATGCCTCGGCCGCCATCAATCAGGGCGTGCCGTTGCTGACCGCGTCCCCCAAGAGCGCGTATGCCAAGCCCGTGAACGAAATGGCCCGTGAACTCGGATTGCCCGTCGCCAGACGCGGCGGCCTGTTCTCCGGTCTGTCCGGACTCCTGTCGCGCAAGGGCGGCCGCAAGAGCGGCTCCGCAGGGAGGGTGAACGCATGA
- a CDS encoding type II and III secretion system protein family protein, with translation MRHAIYVITAIVLLALAPAAASAESPDEVMLVKNKSVVIDVESPVSRVSLGSPEIASMLLLSPRQIYLAGKEFGATTLTLWTDGGIVVKDIKVVPDVTGLKRMLHEVLPAETDISVRANSESITLTGSVSSASALKAANELAQTVAPEKVVNLLRVDGVMQVMLEVRVAEMTRTVLKRMGVNFAYLSNNFTAYSFLNGLTSLDQDGTKINLTDRINGVVQATQGSSSFSGFIDALKANGLVKVLAEPNLVCVSGETADFLAGGEIPIPVPQALGMVSIEYKPFGVGLKFTPTVLSSGVINLKVKPEVSELDYSNAVTFQGYTIPAVQTRKASTVVELADGQSFVVGGLISDSLRENANRFPVLGDVPVLGSLFSSNDFRSNKTELVIIVTAHLVKPVDAATQSLPTDGFREPSDYEFYLLGLLEGRRDKPALTSAPKNRRESVVVSPESGFDGDLGHSLPN, from the coding sequence ATGCGGCATGCAATATACGTCATAACGGCAATCGTGCTGCTGGCCCTCGCGCCGGCGGCGGCCTCGGCCGAGTCGCCCGACGAGGTGATGCTGGTCAAGAACAAGTCCGTGGTGATCGATGTGGAATCGCCGGTCAGCCGCGTTTCGCTGGGTTCGCCCGAGATTGCCAGCATGCTCCTTCTTTCCCCGCGTCAGATATATCTCGCGGGCAAGGAGTTCGGGGCAACCACCCTGACGCTGTGGACCGACGGCGGCATCGTGGTCAAGGACATCAAGGTGGTGCCGGACGTCACGGGCCTCAAGCGGATGCTGCACGAAGTGCTGCCCGCCGAGACCGACATCAGCGTGCGGGCCAACTCCGAGTCCATCACGCTCACTGGCAGCGTAAGCAGCGCCTCGGCCCTCAAGGCCGCCAACGAGCTGGCCCAGACCGTGGCCCCGGAAAAGGTCGTGAACCTGCTGCGGGTGGACGGCGTGATGCAGGTCATGCTGGAGGTGCGCGTGGCCGAGATGACCCGCACCGTGCTCAAGCGCATGGGTGTGAACTTCGCCTACCTGTCCAACAATTTCACGGCATACTCGTTTCTCAACGGCCTGACTTCGCTTGATCAGGACGGTACCAAGATCAATCTCACGGACCGTATCAACGGCGTGGTGCAGGCCACGCAGGGCAGCAGCTCTTTCAGCGGCTTCATCGACGCGCTCAAGGCCAACGGTCTGGTCAAGGTGCTGGCCGAACCGAATCTGGTGTGCGTGTCCGGCGAGACCGCCGACTTCCTCGCAGGCGGTGAGATTCCGATCCCCGTCCCGCAGGCGCTCGGCATGGTCTCCATCGAGTACAAGCCCTTCGGCGTGGGGCTCAAGTTCACCCCCACCGTACTCAGCTCCGGCGTCATCAATCTCAAGGTCAAGCCCGAGGTTTCCGAGCTGGACTATTCCAATGCCGTCACCTTCCAAGGTTACACCATCCCGGCCGTGCAGACCCGAAAGGCATCCACCGTGGTGGAGCTTGCCGACGGCCAGAGCTTCGTGGTGGGCGGCCTGATCAGCGACTCTCTGCGCGAGAACGCCAACCGCTTCCCGGTGCTCGGCGACGTGCCGGTGCTCGGCTCGCTGTTCAGCAGCAACGACTTCAGGAGCAACAAGACCGAACTGGTGATCATCGTCACCGCGCATCTGGTCAAGCCGGTGGATGCCGCGACCCAGTCGCTGCCCACTGACGGATTCCGCGAACCGAGCGATTACGAGTTCTATCTGCTCGGTCTTCTGGAGGGCCGCCGCGACAAGCCTGCGCTGACGAGCGCCCCGAAGAACCGCCGCGAGTCCGTCGTGGTCAGCCCCGAAAGCGGTTTCGACGGCGACCTGGGCCATTCCCTGCCGAACTAG
- the cpaB gene encoding Flp pilus assembly protein CpaB — protein sequence MTRSTKAALQIGLALVLSLVAAFMVFRWMAQRPAQTGPEAPVSYYAVAAADLKKGMKIGPEAVALKGRRTAETPPDVFLSTGPVVGRVLAQDLAKGEALTASMLEPLELKVPGVSAMITPGKRAMAVKGNPVMGLSGFVLPGDKVDVLVSLTKGRDEKPVTKLVLANVPVLATGTQLSSPKGEGKTASVDVYTLELTPEESERLALAATRGTLHFALRNGEDTETVLTPGSTVNSALAAYRKAPPRRKRAPRRRRVSVEVITGGERSKVKF from the coding sequence ATGACCAGATCCACGAAAGCAGCCCTTCAGATAGGACTGGCCCTTGTCCTGTCGCTGGTGGCGGCCTTCATGGTCTTCCGCTGGATGGCCCAGCGCCCTGCCCAGACCGGGCCCGAGGCGCCGGTGAGTTACTACGCCGTGGCAGCCGCGGACCTCAAGAAGGGCATGAAGATCGGCCCCGAGGCGGTGGCCCTCAAGGGCAGGCGCACGGCGGAAACTCCGCCTGACGTTTTTCTTTCCACCGGCCCTGTTGTTGGCCGCGTGCTGGCGCAGGATCTGGCCAAGGGCGAGGCGCTGACCGCCTCCATGCTCGAACCGCTGGAGCTCAAGGTTCCCGGCGTGAGCGCCATGATCACCCCCGGCAAGCGGGCCATGGCCGTCAAGGGCAACCCCGTCATGGGCCTTTCCGGATTCGTGCTCCCCGGTGACAAGGTGGACGTGCTCGTCTCCCTGACCAAGGGACGCGATGAAAAGCCCGTCACCAAGCTGGTGCTGGCGAACGTCCCGGTGCTCGCCACGGGCACGCAGCTCTCCTCCCCCAAGGGTGAGGGCAAGACCGCCTCGGTGGACGTCTACACGCTCGAACTCACCCCCGAAGAAAGCGAACGACTGGCTCTGGCCGCCACCCGCGGCACCCTGCACTTCGCGCTTCGCAACGGCGAGGATACCGAGACCGTGCTGACCCCCGGCTCCACCGTGAACAGTGCGTTGGCGGCCTATCGCAAGGCTCCGCCAAGGCGCAAGCGGGCCCCGCGCAGACGCAGGGTGAGCGTGGAGGTCATTACCGGCGGCGAACGCAGCAAGGTGAAGTTCTAG
- a CDS encoding CpaF family protein, giving the protein MNLAQRLNRNRSGEETVEAPKAPEAAKVEAPKQETSTSEVFFDIKTRIHDRLIDMLDLSLLDRLEDGEMRAEIARAAEGLLWEEFHNAPLNMAERRRLLAEIQDEVVGLGPLEPLIQDHTVNDILVNSYSQVYVERNGKLERTQARFRDDDHLRKIIDRIVSRVGRRIDESQPMVDARLLDGSRVNAIIPPLALDGPSLSIRKFSRDPLEIQDLIGFEALTPEMALILEGAVRARLNIIISGGTGSGKTTLLNCLSRYIPENERIVTIEDAAELQLKQDHVVRLETRPANIEGTGEITQRELVKNCLRMRPDRIIVGEVRASEALDMLQAMNTGHDGSLTTIHANTPRDCLMRLETMVSMAGLNISDVSMKRYVASAVDLIVQATRLVDGTRKVVSIQEVNGMEGEMITMQEIFAFEQTGMSEDGKVLGHHTGRAIRPRFAEHLVRMGFPLQNEMFDVHPALRRDDGREML; this is encoded by the coding sequence ATGAATCTGGCACAGCGGCTGAACCGCAATCGCAGCGGCGAAGAGACCGTCGAGGCCCCCAAGGCGCCCGAAGCCGCCAAGGTAGAGGCTCCGAAGCAGGAAACCTCCACTTCGGAAGTGTTCTTCGACATCAAGACCCGCATCCACGACCGGCTCATCGACATGCTCGACCTGTCGCTGCTCGACCGTCTCGAAGACGGCGAGATGCGCGCCGAGATTGCCCGTGCCGCCGAAGGGCTGCTCTGGGAAGAGTTCCACAACGCCCCGCTGAACATGGCCGAGCGGCGCAGGCTGCTGGCCGAGATTCAGGACGAGGTGGTGGGGCTCGGGCCGCTGGAGCCGCTCATTCAGGACCATACGGTCAACGATATTCTGGTGAACTCCTACAGTCAGGTCTACGTGGAGCGAAACGGCAAGCTGGAGCGCACGCAGGCCCGGTTCCGCGACGACGACCACCTGCGCAAGATCATCGACCGCATCGTGTCCCGCGTGGGCAGGCGCATCGACGAATCCCAGCCCATGGTGGACGCCCGCCTGCTCGACGGCTCGCGCGTCAACGCCATCATCCCGCCGCTGGCGCTGGACGGCCCCTCGCTGTCCATTCGTAAGTTTTCCCGCGACCCGCTGGAGATTCAGGACCTCATCGGCTTCGAGGCGCTGACCCCCGAGATGGCGCTTATCCTCGAAGGCGCGGTCCGTGCACGGCTGAACATCATCATCTCCGGCGGTACCGGCTCCGGTAAGACCACGCTGCTCAACTGTCTGTCGCGCTACATCCCCGAGAACGAGCGCATCGTCACCATCGAGGACGCGGCGGAGCTGCAGCTCAAGCAGGACCATGTGGTGCGGCTGGAAACCCGTCCCGCCAACATCGAGGGCACGGGCGAGATCACCCAGCGCGAGCTGGTCAAGAACTGTCTGCGTATGCGCCCGGACCGCATCATTGTCGGCGAGGTTCGTGCCTCGGAAGCCCTCGACATGCTGCAGGCCATGAACACCGGTCACGACGGCTCGCTCACCACCATCCATGCCAACACTCCGCGCGACTGCCTGATGCGTCTCGAAACCATGGTCTCCATGGCCGGGCTGAATATTTCCGACGTGTCCATGAAGCGCTACGTGGCCTCGGCCGTGGACCTCATCGTGCAGGCCACCCGTCTGGTGGACGGTACCCGCAAGGTCGTCAGCATTCAGGAAGTCAACGGCATGGAAGGCGAGATGATCACCATGCAGGAGATTTTCGCCTTCGAACAGACCGGCATGAGCGAGGACGGCAAGGTGCTGGGACATCACACCGGACGCGCCATCCGACCGCGTTTCGCCGAACATCTGGTGCGCATGGGCTTCCCCCTGCAGAACGAGATGTTCGACGTGCACCCCGCGCTGCGGCGTGACGACGGGAGGGAAATGCTGTGA
- a CDS encoding A24 family peptidase, whose product MDFVIAALLLAALVAAVVTDVRSQRIPNLLTFPLILAGLGLHTATGGLDGLLFSLGGFGLGFGVMFIPFLMGVMGAGDVKLMAGVGACLGVETAFIAFLVTCLAGGIYALGMLLRHMDHLKAILANFRYTILAFLTTRTVEYTPVTPEGSLPRLCYGVAIAAGTVTAMALTMIETGAPFAR is encoded by the coding sequence ATGGATTTCGTTATCGCCGCGCTGCTGCTGGCCGCCCTGGTGGCGGCTGTCGTCACTGACGTCAGGAGCCAGCGCATACCCAACCTGCTCACGTTTCCGCTGATACTCGCGGGACTGGGACTGCACACCGCCACCGGTGGGCTGGATGGCCTGCTGTTTTCGCTGGGCGGCTTCGGTCTCGGCTTCGGCGTGATGTTCATTCCATTTCTGATGGGCGTTATGGGTGCCGGAGACGTCAAGCTCATGGCCGGTGTCGGCGCCTGTCTCGGCGTTGAAACGGCCTTCATCGCCTTTCTTGTCACCTGCCTCGCGGGCGGGATTTACGCACTGGGCATGTTGCTTCGGCACATGGACCATCTCAAGGCGATCCTCGCCAACTTCCGCTACACAATCCTCGCATTTCTCACCACCCGGACCGTTGAATACACCCCCGTCACCCCCGAAGGTTCCCTGCCGCGCCTCTGCTACGGCGTGGCCATAGCCGCGGGAACCGTGACCGCCATGGCACTGACCATGATTGAAACCGGCGCACCGTTCGCACGGTAG